The genomic DNA ACCGTCCAATTCATCGATCCGGAACGCCAGCCAAAAGTCGCGCAAAATTACGGCGTCACCCGCACCGACGTGGCAATCTTCGAAAGTGGTCCGCAATCGGTTCGCATCACCTCGCCGGCAGAAGTGGAGATCACCGGCGCGCTCGTGCGAGTGTCGAAGGACAGCAAAAAGCGCGTCGTGTTTCTGGAAGGCCACGGCGAACGCAGCCTGGAAGACAAAGACCGAGGCGGAATGGCGCTCACCAAGGAAGTGCTGGAAAAGCAAGGCTACGAGATCGGCACCGTCACCTTGCTGCAAGAGTCGGCTGTCCCAAGCAACACAGACGTCCTGGTGATTGCCGGCCCCCGACGCGCCATTACCAAGGAAGAACAGGAACGCATTCAGGCCTACGTCGCACAAGGCGGCCACCTCCTGGTTCTGCTCGATCCGGACACGCAAGCCAGCATGGATAGCCTCCTGAAAGTCTGGGGCCTGGAACTGGGATCTGGCGTCCTCGTCGATTTGCAAGACCGGCTCGCACAGGGCGACCTCACCGCCTTGCTGGTGCGCACCTTTACCGACCACGAAATCACCCACGAACTGACCGCAGCCGTCTTGTTTCCGTTGGCCCGCCACCTCACCTTTCACGAAGAGCAGGGAAAGGACTGGGACTATGTTCCCTTGGCGCGCACGTCACCGCGCAGCTGGGCCGAAACGGATATGAAGGGTCGGGTCGTCAGCTATGATGAAAAAGAAGACGTACAAGGGCCGCTGGCGCTGGCCGCCGCCTTGACACCGAAACAAGCCCCCGAGGAAGGCAAGCCCCGCCCGGCCGTCGTCGTGGTCGGCAATTCCGCGTTCGCCAGTAACGGGTTTATCAACTTCGTCGGCAACAGCGACTTCTTTCAGCGCACCGTGGGATGGCTCTCGGAAGAACGAGACCTGATTTCCCTCACGCCGAAGGACCCCGCGGTTCGACCGTTTACGCCTAATCCGCTTCAGGAGCGGATCCTGCTCTATGTGCAGGTGATTTTCCTTCCGGCCATGACCGTGCTCTGCGGCCTCCTGGTCTGGCGGAAACGGCGTCGTTTGTAGGTCATGGCGCGTTATTGGCCGACAGTCCTCCTGGCAGGTGTCCTCGCAGGGCTTGGCCTGTATCTGTACTTCGTCGAACTCCCCGAGCAACGCACGGAACTCGTCACGGCCACCCAGGCCAAACAAATCCTGCCGTTTGAGCAAGCCCAGATCACGGCCTTGCGGGTCCGCAGCCACTCGGAGGAAGTGGTTCTCAGTCAGACACCTGGCCATCCTTGGGGCATTACGGCCCCGATTCAAACCGACGCCGATCAACGCCAGGTTCAGGCTCTGCTCCGAGCGCTGGTCACGGGGAAGGTCTCGCGCCTGGTTGAAATCCATCCGGTCTCATTGACGCCGTTCGGTCTAGATCACCCGTCCACCGTCGTGACCGTGACCGCGGGTGATCGCAGTGAAACCCTCTCGATCGGAGATGCGGGCCCCCTGTCGTCCACCCTGTATGTACTGCGAGCGTCGGACGAATCTGTCCTCCTGACCGACCTGGCACCGAAAGACTTTCTGAACCGCACCCTGCTTTCCTTCCGGCGTAAAGAGTTGTTGCAGTTCAATCAACAGGACACGGAGCAACTCCGTCTCACCTACCCGACCACAGAAATCGTGCTGTACGGGATTGAGGAGAAGCCGAAGAAAAAATGGAAGATCCGTTACCCTATTGAAGCTGAAGCGGATCGCACGGAAGTCCAAGCCCTGCTGTTTCGTCTGGAAGATCTCAAGGCCCTGGCCATCG from Nitrospira sp. includes the following:
- a CDS encoding GldG family protein translates to MEMTRSPLPIGAIGTGLAIAGVIAYSLVPDKLWLVTLLEGLALACCIWAFATHFDQVKRFSSQRSTRMGANSALMVALFLAILAIVNFLAARHSIRWDFSENQNYTLAPETYRVLRNLTRDVNVTVFTREKDPGYQGYKERFDSYRQASPKLTVQFIDPERQPKVAQNYGVTRTDVAIFESGPQSVRITSPAEVEITGALVRVSKDSKKRVVFLEGHGERSLEDKDRGGMALTKEVLEKQGYEIGTVTLLQESAVPSNTDVLVIAGPRRAITKEEQERIQAYVAQGGHLLVLLDPDTQASMDSLLKVWGLELGSGVLVDLQDRLAQGDLTALLVRTFTDHEITHELTAAVLFPLARHLTFHEEQGKDWDYVPLARTSPRSWAETDMKGRVVSYDEKEDVQGPLALAAALTPKQAPEEGKPRPAVVVVGNSAFASNGFINFVGNSDFFQRTVGWLSEERDLISLTPKDPAVRPFTPNPLQERILLYVQVIFLPAMTVLCGLLVWRKRRRL
- a CDS encoding DUF4340 domain-containing protein; translated protein: MARYWPTVLLAGVLAGLGLYLYFVELPEQRTELVTATQAKQILPFEQAQITALRVRSHSEEVVLSQTPGHPWGITAPIQTDADQRQVQALLRALVTGKVSRLVEIHPVSLTPFGLDHPSTVVTVTAGDRSETLSIGDAGPLSSTLYVLRASDESVLLTDLAPKDFLNRTLLSFRRKELLQFNQQDTEQLRLTYPTTEIVLYGIEEKPKKKWKIRYPIEAEADRTEVQALLFRLEDLKALAIVDPGPEREKLAPLLTKPKVKVTVHAAGTDQVVRLFQPDPASGEAYAQTAQDGPIYKVSPSVIKELTKDLFALQDKRLLGAETDDIALLSIKTREEQYTLVHDRDGWMLEDQPSEKLRQDVADLLVSRIVNLPAEERVLKQAGPLAPYGLVAPIAEFVATGKNGRVAGRLALGNQSGGLLYAIGQRIPGVFQVRPDLLTQIPSRLALLASSPDTPR